The Salvelinus sp. IW2-2015 linkage group LG32, ASM291031v2, whole genome shotgun sequence genome includes the window AACGCCCCGTCTGGGCAGAAGAACCCTTCCAGCACCCTGGATCTCGTCCTCTTCCCTGTGTAAAGTAGAGAGGCCTGGCTCTGAGGAAGggactggtggtggtggggaggccTTGGTGAAGAGCCTGAGTGGACTggcatgatgctgctgctgcaCCACATCCACCACCAGGCTCTTGGAGTTCCGGTTCTGGAGTTTTCCTGGTTTTGAGAGTTCTGGAACCGGATCAGGAGTTCTGGTGTTCTTGGCGTTCTCAGAGGAGCACTGGACACCTGAACAATAGGAGGCCCAGTCAGAGGAGTAATCATTACAGGAGAAGTGGGGGTGAGGATGAGAGTGGGGTGGAGGGGTGATAGGTGGAGCATTTGTGAGGGGTCAGAGGTTGTGGGTCCAGGGAAAGGTCAGGGGTGACGGTGCAGGAGGTTGTCGTGGTGACAAAAtgggaggaggtgatggagtggaaggcttgagagagaaagacagagagatagaggtcaGCCTGGTGGTAGCTAAGTGTGGGTGCTAATATCGATCTATTGTAATGGATGACACTGAGATAAGTGCAAGCAATGCCGTGAGTAGTTGAGGAAGGGCAGGCATTTAAAATGTACATGACTTATCATACAGAGACTAAGTCAGTGTTTCTCAactctggtcctccagtacccccaacagcacacctGCTTCTACTTGTctactaatcatcaagcccttgacaagttgaatcaggcgTTTTTGTCTGGGGCTTCAAcacaaatgtgtgctgttgggggtactggaggaccggagttgggctGCTGGGGGTACTGGAAGACTGgatttgggaaacactgacctaAGTCGCTAGAAAGCCTTACAACATAGTTAACAAGGAGCCTGGTTCAGATTcaaggcagcaggtagcctagggttaagagcgctgggccagtaaccgaaaggttgctggttcaaatcccaagcTGACTAGAtggaaaatctgttgatgtgcccttaagcaaggcacttaaccctaattgctctggataagagcatctgctaaatgtaaagATGAAGTATTCTCAGATGTAGATACAACAGTAGAGAAAGGTGGTCAATCACATAACATGTTACAAAACATACCTGTTTCAGTCGACGACGCATCATCACTTCCTGTCGCGTAGCCATGGGAACACACGCAACGAGAAGCCGAGCCAACGGCGCTGTGCATCCCACAATGCCTTGCGTGGACGGGYTGATGKGWGCAGGAGCAGGCCGACGGTCTGTCGTGGCTTTGGAGATGGTGGCGGTGGTCGCAGTCCCTATCCAGAACCACAGGGGGCAGTATGTTCAACCCCATCATGATGTCTTCCAGCATCTTCTCAATCTGCTCGTCCGATTCCTCTACCTGCCGGCCAAAACAAGAGGACCACAATGTTTTCTGTGTTAACCTGGATCATTTTCAAATGTGTGCTtgaattgtgtttttgtttttttaaatcgtCAAATAAATGAATATACCGGAGGCTGGGACAAGGCGAGCTGCGGTTCATGTGCTGGGTGTGGGGTCGGATGATGGGTGGAGCTGCAGTGTTTGAGGGAGGTTGACTGGGCGGTGGTGGTTTTGGAGGTGGGGCGGGATCGGGGTGGAGGGGAGACGTGGAGGTCTGGTGGAGGGGTGAGGAAAGCTGTGTCGAGGGGAGAGCACCGGGGGAGGGCTGGGGACTGGGGTGGGGGGAGAGGCTGGCGTGGTAGTTGTCTTGTCCTCATGCGATCATGCGTTTCCTGCCGTGACAGAATAAAAGGAGACATTTTAGAACACAGAGAAGATAAGCCGCATGGCTCCATTATATTTATATACTAACGTTTACACACCTATTCTGTCTTCAGCAGGGTTTCATCTGAACAGGGTTTCAAAAGTAATGTTTAGGAAATATAMATTTTAACTGTTGTGCTGCTGTTTTGACAGCTCAGATTAACTTGAATAATGGACAGAGTATTCAGAAACCCCTCAATGGCTTCCTAACATGGTAATGGCTATTCACTGTATCAAAACTAATGGGCAAAAATGTTCTAGAGTGAAATCAAATGAATCCTCAAATGAATCTCTTACTTTGCTGACAACAATCAGTTAGAATGGCATTGGAAGTATTAGAACGGTTTCATCGTTACTGTGCCACTCACCTTCTTCAGAGCAGCGAGGACCAAATGCCTCTGACCAGGTGAGATGGTTCCGTCCGTCTCCTGCCCAGGTGAGATGGTTCCGTCCGTCTCCTGCCCCTGACCAGGTGAGATGGTTCCGTCCGTCTCCTGCCCACTGACCAGCTCCCACACCTGttaaacaatcaatcaaatgtattgataaagcaGTTTTTAGATCAAAAGAGTGAGAATAAGGGGTTTTACATTAACCCGGCCTGGACTCCAGACAGCAAGCAGAGGCACACATTAGCAAAGAAAAACTcaacatccaaaatggcaccctattcactacacagtgcactacttttcaccagggcccaggtcaaaactagggcactatttagggaattgggtgccattttggacacccCACCTACCTGTCCCCTGGTCCTCCTCCTCAGCTTGACCTTGATGGAGATCGGAGTGTTCTCCAGCCTCTGTCCGGTCAGCCAGTTCCTCCCAACCACACCTCACAATCACATCACATCTTATTTACAGTGCAGTTATACATGGCAACACACTTWAWGTACATGACACYGATACAAATAAACAACATGCTAAATATGAGATTGATAAAATAACTCTAAAACCCCAAAGGATGTGTAAAATAACTGTCATCCCCTCATACCTCTCCTCTCCAGACACTCCCCTGTTCCTCCTTCCTCTGCTCTCCCAGTGTGTGATGTCAGCTTCTTCTCCGTCCTTCTCTCCGTCACACCGTTCTCCGCCACAGAGCATTCTGGGACGGCAGAATGGGGTGTCGTGGGGTGGTCCGAATCGTCACTCGGGGRGACCATGTCACCGCTCAGGACAACAGAGGACGATGAGAGGTTTGTGACCTCCGGTTCGGAGGTCCGAGGGTGGGTTCTAAAGGGAGCTGTWCCACAGTTGACCGTTGCTTTGACGCTGGGTGGGGTGGAACTGGGGTGTGAAGTGGGGGTCATAATCTGGGGACTCAGGGAAGGGGGTGCCATGTGAGTTGTGTGCTGCTGCCCTTCACTGCTGCTCTGGACTAGTAGGAAGGGTGGAGGTGAGGGTGTGGATGTGGATGTAGGGAGAGCATCAGGGAGAGGACTGAGGAAAGTCATGTAAATACCTCCATTACAGTCCACAGTCTGTGTCCCTGTCTCCACCAACGCCCCCACGTCCAcctgtgtctctcctccctccgtctGCACCCCCACGTCTCTAAGActgcacctcctctcctcctccccctctccctccctcccccggtCCTTCCACCCCTCCACCAAGCGGCCTATGCCCAGCTTACAGGCAGCAGCCATAACCTCTTCTTGTTCCATGGTGCCCTCTCCCTCCAGCTCTCCGGAGTACAGGAGATCCACCAGCTTCAGCAGGGTCTGGGCCTTCACAGCCTGGAGCTTGAGTGGCCATCTCTGCCCYGCCGGGAGGGGGGATGACTGGTTGGACAGGGCCTTGGACAGGTAGGGGCTCAGGGCAGCCAGGACACAGCTGTGGGCCGGGACTGACAATCCTGTGGGAAGAGAGAAATGTGACATCATTAGCTACATTTATAATGCAGGTTAGGAAATGTGATGTAGGCCTAATGGGGTTTAGGTTTGAAATAAGGGCAtgtggaaggagaggaagaatggCAGTTGGATTTGATTGATCCCTTTACTATCCTCAAATCTAAACCTCATTATGCCTCCCTAACGTACATCAATCATTTGGCTACTTTCCATCATGTCATTACTGTCCCTCCCACCATCAGTCTATAGCAGGGTATCACAGtagagaccagtggaggctggtgggagYAGCTATAGGAG containing:
- the LOC111956443 gene encoding uncharacterized protein, with product MTTWEETKGRDIKVIKEVMESSRRTPTKMTILGIRSRPVTSAKAREPVDPAEAREHDDLERWRESIHRTSCQMRHDKDRKGNSRETRERMPEGGPSPEHGRETGERLRGRPQSRAQPGKRPERGMAREEKAPSRSTAGRPGGGIAEGPRPEPRREDQGEMRGEAPVGSNGQEGPGRRGLPREAQSEQAGTRRGCRGSPSREQRQGDQDEDAEGSPSRSTAGRPGEDAEGSPSRSTTGRPGEDAEGGPSRDRQVEAKKRMMWRYRLPGYELRLLEELQRQKHNSLYCDTLLQTDGLSVPAHSCVLAALSPYLSKALSNQSSPLPAGQRWPLKLQAVKAQTLLKLVDLLYSGELEGEGTMEQEEVMAAACKLGIGRLVEGWKDRGREGEGEEERRCSLRDVGVQTEGGETQVDVGALVETGTQTVDCNGGIYMTFLSPLPDALPTSTSTPSPPPFLLVQSSSEGQQHTTHMAPPSLSPQIMTPTSHPSSTPPSVKATVNCGTAPFRTHPRTSEPEVTNLSSSSVVLSGDMVXPSDDSDHPTTPHSAVPECSVAENGVTERRTEKKLTSHTGRAEEGGTGECLERRGVVGRNWLTGQRLENTPISIKVKLRRRTRGQVWELVSGQETDGTISPGQGQETDGTISPGQETDGTISPGQRHLVLAALKKETHDRMRTRQLPRQPLPPPQSPALPRCSPLDTAFLTPPPDLHVSPPPRSRPTSKTTTAQSTSLKHCSSTHHPTPHPAHEPQLALSQPPVEESDEQIEKMLEDIMMGLNILPPVVLDRDCDHRHHLQSHDRPSACSCXHQPVHARHCGMHSAVGSASRCVCSHGYATGSDDASSTETGVQCSSENAKNTRTPDPVPELSKPGKLQNRNSKSLVVDVVQQQHHASPLRLFTKASPPPPVPSSEPGLSTLHREEDEIQGAGRVLLPRRGVSSTYREHVCNLSSADCLSTNGDHS